Within Bacillota bacterium, the genomic segment TTTGGTCAAGGAGGACTTGTATGATCACGAGAGCAGAGAAGTTGAAAGTTGATGTGCACCCGCAATTTCTGGGAGGTAAAGGAACGTTAACCAATATTCATTTTCTGGACAAGGAGAACGCGGCCGGTAGCGGCAGGCTTTTCGCCAAGAGCATATTGCCCCCGGGAAGCTCCATTGGTTATCACACCCACGAAGGAGATTTTGAGGTCTATTACATTCTTGCCGGTAAGGCGCTGGTGAATGACAACGGTGAGGAACATACTTTGGAGCCGGGAGACGCGATTCTAACCAAGAACGGCTGTGGCCACTCGATTGAGAATGTCGGGGATACAGATCTGGAATATATTGCTCTGATTCTCTACGACAAGGAAAGCTGTTAGCTTCTGCAGTGAGTATGAGAGCAGGGGGTGAGAAATGAGCCATGTACTGAGTATTAGTAGTCAGCGAGAGTACATTTCTAAGGAGGATTAACGAGTGGAAGCAGGTTTGGGTTCATTAATTGTTATGGTGCTTAGCATCTTCGCTTTGGTTTTTATGATTATGAAACTCAAGGTTCACCCGGTATTTGCCTTGGTCTTGGTGGCAATCCTTGCAGCTTTGGGGTTCCGGTTTCCAATTGAAGAGGTATTTCCAACTGTAACAAGCGGTTTTGGCAGTACAATTGGGAATATCGGGATTGTGATTGTTCTTGGGTGTACCATCGGAGTAATTTTGGAGGAGACAGGCGGCGCCCTGGTCCTTGCCAACTCAGTTCTTAAGTTTGTTGGCAGGAAACGGTCCAAGCTGGCCATGGGCCTGACCGGTTATCTGGTTTCAATTCCGGTATTCAGTGACTCAGCGATTGTCATTATGTCGCCTGTAGCTAGGGCACTTTCCGCCCGGGGTGGCATACCGCTGGTGGCGCTCCTGGGTGCGTTAAACGCTGGAATTATGGCCACCCATACCATGGTGCCGCCGACACCCGGCCCGATTGCAGCAGCCGGCACTTTGGGGGCAGACTTGGGGTTTCTGATTGTTTTGGGCCTTATTTCATCAGCTGCTTATACAGCGGCAGGCACCCTCTGGTGCAGCAGCAGGTATATGGTGAGCAAGTATCCGGATTTGGCCCAAGTGGCCAATGTAGAAACAGCTACCGATGAAGATTTGTCTCTGGGGAATGCCGATGAGCTTCCCAGCGCATTTTTGGCCTTCGCCAGCATTCTGGTGCCGGTTCTCTTGATTTGTGTCGCTTCTTTCAGTTCGTTATTCTTGGATGAAGGCGCGGCTATCCTGCCCTATTTGAACTTTATCGGACATCCGATTTTTGCTCTGTTTATTGGTGTTATCCTTAGCTTAATGATGGGCGGCGCCCAGTGGAGTTGGGCCCAGTGCTATAAGTGGTTCAGCACTTCCGTGGAGAAGTCTGGCTTCATCATTCTTGCCACTGGTGCTGCCGGTGCGTTTGGAGCAGTTTTACGTGCGTCCGGCGTGGGTACTTATCTGGGTGAATTAATCGCCCAGACTGCTCTGCCTGCAGTATTCATTCCGTTCCTTATTTCTTTGATGCTCTCGGTTGCCAACGGCTCGGCAACGGTCTCACTGTTGACCGGCTCGGCGATTGTGCTGCCGTTGATGCCGGCCCTGGGACTTTCACCAGTCATTGCGACCTTGGCAGTTGCGGCCGGTTCATCTTTCTTCTACCATGCCAACGCCAGCCATTTCTGGGTTGTCCTCAAGGCCAACGGCGACCTGCCGATGAAGCAGGGTCTGGAGCTGGTCTCGGTGGGAACCGCCATCGGCAGCCTGGCGGCCATGGCGGTTGTCTGGGCGATGTCTCTGTTTATCTTCGTCTAAAATTGTAGAAAGGCAAGGGGCTGTCTGGCGACAACCCCTTGTTCGTTTTGGAGGTAGCCGTTAAGATTGACATGAGGAGGGGTTTTTATGCGCAAATCTAAACTGATACTTATAGATGGCATCACCGGTTCCGGGAAGTCCACCACCGGACGCTTCCTGGCGGAACAACTGAAGGCCAATAATATCGCCCATCGCTTATATGAGGAAGAAGAACCGGGGCACCCCCTGAATTACACCGCAGCCGATATCGAAGAACTAGGCCCGGAGGAGGTGGAGAACTTTATCATCGCCATGCCGCCGTTATGGCAAAGGTTTGTCCACT encodes:
- a CDS encoding GntP family permease, whose product is MEAGLGSLIVMVLSIFALVFMIMKLKVHPVFALVLVAILAALGFRFPIEEVFPTVTSGFGSTIGNIGIVIVLGCTIGVILEETGGALVLANSVLKFVGRKRSKLAMGLTGYLVSIPVFSDSAIVIMSPVARALSARGGIPLVALLGALNAGIMATHTMVPPTPGPIAAAGTLGADLGFLIVLGLISSAAYTAAGTLWCSSRYMVSKYPDLAQVANVETATDEDLSLGNADELPSAFLAFASILVPVLLICVASFSSLFLDEGAAILPYLNFIGHPIFALFIGVILSLMMGGAQWSWAQCYKWFSTSVEKSGFIILATGAAGAFGAVLRASGVGTYLGELIAQTALPAVFIPFLISLMLSVANGSATVSLLTGSAIVLPLMPALGLSPVIATLAVAAGSSFFYHANASHFWVVLKANGDLPMKQGLELVSVGTAIGSLAAMAVVWAMSLFIFV
- a CDS encoding cupin domain-containing protein: MITRAEKLKVDVHPQFLGGKGTLTNIHFLDKENAAGSGRLFAKSILPPGSSIGYHTHEGDFEVYYILAGKALVNDNGEEHTLEPGDAILTKNGCGHSIENVGDTDLEYIALILYDKESC